Proteins co-encoded in one Triplophysa dalaica isolate WHDGS20190420 chromosome 16, ASM1584641v1, whole genome shotgun sequence genomic window:
- the LOC130438151 gene encoding synaptopodin 2-like protein gives MDYKHEPVRRGDSWGGPTATSSTPDRAVGEKSLERTWILERDEHCGVKGKPDLTTCISQVERKTNLSRSASLSEKELKEARTKSQIIAAQLQANSNSKGVQLFNRRRQRVNAFTLVSVGGGGAEESKNVIDSPSKGPWDKPHSAKDCKELNHRNITWSASKIHSGGRNMEDVSEVTRGDVVEERERHFLPVNEKDEELSEGLTEAVKNEITSGSDSNTVVLDCVAQEEPQENGGHAHSVDANKDLNGYNMQCNGKITKAVTTKTSIINRTARPFFSPTTVGSSEVVSPVMDIPPDPSYDSPPLHPFQEPPSRYFQPQSYTAHTQPVFSQPPPPPSYPTPPLPSYSIPPSPDTAIAPSPQPSSCYIRPSAPRPTFVPELLTEKRSVTPIKTGILDEGSARRATRKSMFTFQEKPKVAPNPELLSLVQGADEKKKQKAQPDPSQEEELLALGAEASNFLAKEEVVHEDALVPEWASCLKSSRTHARTEHKPEQALTNASGKGAELFAKRQSRMERYVHDSKERRRSPSPTMSLPPSWVYPSNMPGRVKAIVNSSNVSAQISKTLKAHHGTQKKTLFKTPEPSPAQEVPLENGCTKFEMELSKHQPYQLNSSLFIFNPTKDPYSTLPRAAPPPKPVMTGYTFSRQTSLPTSQLPSPYSPSAAYRSDHCFSPPMMPCSPSISSPASPFAPERVASPRSGVQAPRPTFSTKRAGITPQIKEETLIPIPSPGSTTPTSRTPNLTRRFTSPDVQSSAVRSPSSPVVTNTSTNPIYKPTPTSHSPRPIHKLATTSPSPGTLFKPPVTSPLSPRWENRCQSPAVIQDNKANHRILAKNIINAAKRKNSPSPGALSGHSLPISPVSAGMSPYDHKPASPFQPRMLGAQSPILTSPSPTRMIHSPVRLYNTRSLTDSDASVESEDSGLRSPGLRSYNTCPRGWTAGLQVKRGSVPEDL, from the exons ATGGATTATAAACATGAGCCGGTGAGGAGAGGGGACAGCTGGGGTGGGCCAACTGCCACATCATCCACCCCTGACAGGGCTGTAGGAGAGAAGTCCCTGGAGAGAACCTGGATCTTGGAGAGAGATGAACACTGTGGGGTCAAAGGAAAACCAGACTTGACGACGTGCATCAGCCAGGTGGAACGGAAAACAA ACCTCAGCAGAAGTGCCAGTTTGTCAGAGAAAGAGCTGAAGGAGGCGCGAACCAAAAGTCAGATCATCGCTGCTCAGCTCCAGGCCAACTCCAACTCCAAAGGTGTCCAGCTCTTCAATCGCCGTAGACAGAGAGTAAACGCTTTCACGCTTGTGAGTGTCGGAGGAGGCGGAGCAGAAGAGTCCAAGAATGTAATTGATTCACCTTCTAAAGGTCCATGGGACAAACCACACTCAGCTAAGGACTGCAAGGAGTTAAATCACAGAAATATCACGTGGTCAGCCAGCAAAATCCACAGTGGTGGGCGCAACATGGAGGATGTAAGCGAAGTTACGCGTGGGGATGTAGTCGAGGAACGTGAAAGACACTTTCTCCCTGTCAATGAGAAAGATGAGGAGCTTTCAGAAGGTCTTACAGAAGCAGTAAAGAATGAAATTACTTCTGGAAGTGACAGTAATACTGTAGTTTTGGACTGTGTTGCTCAGGAGGAACCTCAGGAAAATGGAGGACACGCTCACTCTGTAGATGCCAATAAAGACTTGAACGGATACAATATGCAGTGCAATGGAAAAATTACCAAGGCGGTGACAACAAAAACCTCCATTATCAATCGAACGGCTCGGCCATTTTTCTCCCCAACAACAGTAGGCTCTTCAGAAGTTGTAAGTCCAGTGATGGACATCCCACCAGATCCATCCTACGACTCCCCACCGTTACACCCCTTCCAAGAGCCCCCTTCCAGATACTTTCAACCACAATCttacacagcacacacacaacctgTCTTCTCTCAACCACCTCCTCCGCCTTCATATCCAACTCCTCCACTCCCATCCTACTCCATCCCACCTTCACCTGACACAGCCATCGCTCCCTCACCCCAACCTTCCTCCTGCTATATTCGGCCATCTGCCCCCAGACCCACATTTGTTCCTGAGCTCTTGACCGAGAAGAGGTCTGTGACACCCATCAAAACCGGCATCCTCGATGAGGGCTCGGCTCGCCGGGCAACCCGCAAGTCCATGTTCACATTTCAAGAGAAGCCCAAAGTAGCTCCAAACCCTGAACTCCTCTCCTTGGTGCAAGGAGCCGATGAGAAGAAGAAACAGAAAGCCCAGCCAGATCCATCGCAAGAGGAGGAGCTGCTGGCTCTCGGCGCCGAAGCCTCAAACTTTCTAGCCAAGGAGGAGGTTGTTCACGAGGACGCGTTGGTGCCAGAGTGGGCCTCGTGTTTGAAGAGCTCCAGGACGCATGCCAGGACAGAGCACAAGCCTGAGCAGGCCCTCACCAATGCTTCGGGGAAAGGAGCTGAACTGTTTGCCAAACGCCAGTCTAGGATGGAAAGGTACGTCCATGATAGCAAGGAGCGGAGGAGGTCTCCCTCTCCGACCATGTCTTTACCGCCATCCTGGGTGTATCCATCCAACATGCCTGGTCGAGTCAAAGCCATTGTTAACTCTTCAAACGTCAGTGCACAGATTTCGAAGACGCTGAAAGCTCACCACGGCACACAAAAAAAGACTCTGTTCAAAACGCCAGAACCTTCTCCGGCTCAAGAGGTGCCTTTGGAGAACGGCTGCACAAAATTCGAAATGGAGTTGTCGAAACATCAGCCATACCAGCTCAACTcatctctcttcatcttcaACCCAACTAAAGATCCATATAGCACTCTTCCGAGAGCGGCCCCGCCTCCTAAGCCCGTCATGACAGGCTATACTTTCTCCAGGCAAACCTCGCTTCCCACAAGTCAATTGCCATCACCATACAGCCCGTCTGCTGCCTACAGGTCCGACCATTGCTTTTCTCCTCCCATGATGCCTTGCAGTCCCAGCATCAGTTCTCCAGCGTCTCCTTTTGCTCCAGAACGAGTGGCATCGCCCCGCTCTGGCGTCCAGGCGCCCAGACCCACGTTCTCAACTAAAAGAGCTGGCATCACCCCACAG ATCAAGGAGGAAACCCTGATACCGATCCCTAGCCCTGGTTCCACAACCCCGACTTCAAGGACACCCAACCTCACACGACGCTTTACCAGTCCAGATGTGCAGTCCAGTGCAGTCAGGTCTCCCAGCAGCCCCGTGGTGACCAACACATCCACTAATCCCATCTACAAACCCACACCAACCTCCCATTCCCCCCGACCGATCCATAAGCTCGCCACAACTTCTCCATCTCCAGGAACCCTCTTCAAGCCACCCGTCACCTCTCCTCTATCTCCACGCTGGGAAAACCGGTGCCAGTCCCCGGCCGTCATCCAAGACAACAAAGCCAACCACCGAATTTTGGCCAAAAACATCATTAACGCTGCCAAGAGAAAAAACAGTCCATCTCCAGGTGCTCTAAGCGGACACAGCCTGCCCATCTCCCCGGTGAGCGCTGGCATGTCACCTTATGATCACAAGCCTGCAAGCCCCTTTCAGCCACGGATGCTGGGCGCTCAGTCACCCATTCTTACCAGTCCATCTCCCACCCGTATGATCCACTCTCCCGTGCGCTTGTACAACACTCGCTCTCTAACTGATTCTGACGCCTCAGTCGAGTCAGAGGATTCGGGTCTGCGCTCTCCTGGGTTGCGCAGCTACAACACCTGCCCCCGTGGATGGACCGCCGGTTTGCAGGTGAAGAGAGGGAGTGTGCCTGAGGATCTGTAG